DNA from Solenopsis invicta isolate M01_SB chromosome 4, UNIL_Sinv_3.0, whole genome shotgun sequence:
GACGAGAAACCTCCCCTCGCCCGCGCATCACTTCTGCcgtcaaatgtttttttttctttttcttatttcgtCGAACCCAACTTTTCACCTAGGAATCGTTTCCGAAAAGTACCGAAAAGATCACTGTCGTGGGAAGAAGGAAAATTTTTGTCATAGAAATTAGAAGAATAGCGTATGAATGTCTCTTACGAgtgtctttttattttaaaatgtctcTACCTTTATTTTGAACTTGACTGATGATTTATAGTAATTTGCTGACTCTACATTTTTTGCTAAGCGGAGATTAGAAATTCAATTGTTTGTTCAACAGAGGACAAGTTCGAGTATGCAAACgagaatttttagtaatttttacgCTTCTTAAgtattagagagagagagagagagagagagagatatttgaCTCGTTGAATAAGAGTGTCGCCGATATACAGCCGTCTGTGTACCGAAAAGTCGATCGAACGCTCCGTTCCATTCGCTTTTCCATCTCATTCCTCCGCGTGCAACAATCAGCATTGTATTACCGAATCGCGCTTTGATTTATGACGCGCGTAAATCAGCGCGACACACGCCGTGACTTTGCCAGCACACACTCGCTGTCCCCAAAATAGTTTACAGGAGTTCGGAGCATAAAACGCGGCGCGCGTGTTTCCGTCGGGATTAACGAAACGACGACAGGCGACGTTAATGAGCCGCTAGGAAAGATATTTTCAAGCGGCAACTCATGTATACACACAAACATTTCGAGCATTCGGCTATTTGCGTTTgcgttaataatataaatgttgcaCGAATATCCGTGAAATGACGATTGTGTATCAGAATGAAATTAACTTGGTTTAATCGTTATTCCGATTTTTGAATTGTCGACCTTCGAGCACTCTCTCGCAGAATGCTGTTTACGGTGGGGTTATCTCCCGCgcaatttatttatcatattataatttatacgcAAACGTTTATTTACAACATACATCGATTTTGTCACTTTAACGTGCGAATATAAAcctacattctttttttttctctcgaaacGCAGCGTAAACGGATGTAAAAGAACAACATTTTTTTGAGCACGtatgttattgttattttgcGGCGCGTTTTGGTATGCAAACGACAAGTTGGAGAAATATCGCTCGTTAAACGCAAAGACTTTAAACGCTGAGAGATGCGTATCTCGACAAATCGTTAACTCGCGGCGTACAAACAGGAACGAAGGGTATGAATAATGGAGTCCGTAAATAGCGACGTATaggaagaggaaagagagagagaagcgaatAGCGCATAGAGACTAACCGTAGTAGGTAGCGGCGTGAGGTAGTGATCAGGACGGAGATACTGATTCGCGCTGGACGTCAGCATCTTTCGCGGTCGATCCTCGCTCGCGCCGTCGGTCGTATAATCGACGAAAGCACCACTTAATTATTTTCCGTCACACTCGACGACGGCTCATCGGCGATCCAACTGCGTGATCCTGCGTCGCACTTTTTCCCACCTATATCCGTCGCAGCAGTGAAACAACGGTATCACTCTCGGACGCGGAGCCATGCACCAGGCTGATTCttcaggtttttttttttttttccctcgaaCGGCACTTATCCGTGCGCGATACGCATACCCTCCTCTTTCACAAGCACCAAACCAACAGGCGGAAACGgaggaaaagggaaaaaatgGCTCTTCGGAGCAGGAGCACACTCGTCTCGAGCGACAACGAGCGGCGCGTTCGAGAGCGTTTTAACGAGAAAAGACAAAGACGACAAAGAGAAaacgaaagagaaaaggaaagagaaggaCTCGCGTCACAGTTGGAGCGTTACGTATATTCCCGCACACGTTGACGCGGTGAGACTCGACTCGCGACTAAACCGCTCAGAGCGGTCGACGTGGAGCGCGGTTGCCCTTCTCGTCGCTCGACCCTCACCATTCCACCACCGTTCAGCTGACTTCCCCTACTCGTACACCGCAGATTCGTGCTCCCCCGGGGAGCATCTCCCCTTCTTCGCCGCGACTCCGCGACAACATCGTCGTCGTAGGGTGCCCCACTCCTCCTCCGCGGCGGACAAACTCGGTGTATCGGGCTACGACTACGGCTGCTACGACGCGCGGAACGACACGAAACACCACGAGCGCCGGCGACTAACCAATGCGGGCGAAAGAGGCGAACGCAAAggtgacggcgacggcgacggcgacggcgacggcgacggcgacggcgacggcggcggccgTAGCGACACGGTGGTCGTTGTCGGTTCGCGCTACGCCGACACTTTTGCCGGGTGCGAGCGACCCGGCCAACGACGTGTCAACTGGTGCGGGGTGCCCTCTCTCGTAACTCCCACCACCATGCGGCCTGCAACCGCTCAGGGAGTTCCTTTCGCGTGTACCGCTGTTACTCCGCACAGTCCGCGTACTCTGATACTGTTACCTCCAATGTTTTGCTGCCATCGTGACGCTGTTAAAGAGATATGGATACCACCGTGTAACGCCCGGCACCTGCACGATCCCACGATACGCGatgcgagcgcgagcgcgagcccTCCGAGATAAAGCCCCCCTTCGCCCCTATGTACCTATATACCTATGAGAatcgttgaattcgtaatcATCGAGTCGCACTTGACGAACCGATCGTTCTTAGGAAAATTGCACGCTCGgtactttgatttttattgccACGGAAAATAGGGTGCCGGCACGCGAGGAAGCACGGTCGGTCGTTTCCTAACGGTCGAATTAGACTCCTCGATTTGCACGTAACTTCGAAGGGCTGTTATATTGCGTTCAATCTTTTCACTGCCTCTTcctaaattacaaaatttcacgTAGGGACCGTGTGTAATTATaggcaaaatttttttctacgaaGACTGTTTTCTGTTTTTCTCTAGCGAAGGACTAAAGGGTTACGTTCAGTTTTGTCCTTTTGGAAACCTTTATTTATTCAGTAGAGCTAATTCaggcagaaagaaaaaaaaccagaGGCTATTTCTCGCGTGCAAGGCGAACGTTTTATTTCATCATCACATCCTAGTGCGTAGAGCAATAAAGTATCgaacaatataatatatgagCAAGTAGAGCGTGAAGCAGTATAACCATCGCCTTATGCACTTAACGCAGCCTTTGTTCGTGCGTTTACGACGATGCACTCACGCTTGAGATCCAATGTACACTAACGTCATCGAGGCGCGTTATAAAGCTCTATCCGCAATAAAAAGATGCCCGAACGGGTATAGATTGTAAAAGGTCTCCCTACCATTTCCTGAGCGTATCTGTAAACACGCCTAATGGGCGTTAAACGGTGAGAATAGAGATTTGCAAAAATCTTTGAAGATGCGAAACATGGTCGCATAAATAAGTAGGCTTTTCTTTGAAAATCTCGGATTTATGATCCAATGATAATTACAGAAATTTCTTATCACAGGTGTGACGCTTTAAAACGTCGTACGTTCGTTTTAGAAGAGAAAGCGAGACGAAAgataaatattcactttaccttGAACTTAAACCGTTTTTCAATCTTGTCGTTTAACGCCATGTGGTAGCAATTCACTCTATACCTAATCATTTACGTGCCTAATAGCTAGAAAGTCGTAAACGAACGgaggtaaataaattttcttgtgtCCAACGttcaacgatttttttttttacaaaaatatggattttcgtaaaaaaaatgctCGTAAACTTATCGGACGTTCAGTCTTTCAGTGACTACTGTAAAACGTCCCACTTTTAGCAAACGCATTGAAATAGCTTTTTTATATGCGCGACGTGTGGGTGGAAATTTAAtacggaaataaatttaatgcgaaAACGTTTAAAACGCTTGCACGTTGCACGAGGTCTAATGCATATTGTAACGATTAATGAATTCGACTAAAATGGATTGAAGTGGTAATGGCAGTGGTGTATGTTGGCGGATACGGATGCGCTAGCGATGCATCGAAACGCATATCAATTGTTTCATGGAAATTCGAGTGTCAATTCCTCTCATTACTATACGCAAAATTATAGGATTGTGTAGCGTGTACCGTGATTGTGCTGCGTGTGCCATGCAGGAAAGGTGATTTACGTAATTCGCATTGATTATTGAATCGTACATTATTGTGTAACCTGATTTAATTCGGCACTTTAATTAAACTCTCTAAGAGAAGATCCTATATGTTAATATTACGTTAACATATAGGgtttgaaaaagatatatttagcGAACGAAGAACGTAATGCGACAGAAATAATCACAGAAATTTacattgcaaattaaaaaaaaaaacagcttgaaaaattttaactgAGAGTCGTGAATTTTCGAAATTAATCATGTACCCGAGAATTGATAACGATGATTTGATATCAACTGAGAGCTTTAATTGAATTTGATACGCGCCGAAATATCGTGGCACTTTGCACGCGAATTAAGCgcgtaatacatacataaattttgcaagagaattttttgcttttaaataaaGGCATAAATCTGCATCTCGTTTGAAGCGGTTCGGTACgtgtttatttttctctttatcgTAAATTTACGTGCGTCTTTCGATGGCGTGGCGTGCATTTGTACACGCAATCACGTGATGCCgttaaatcataataaattcaGGCTGCAACGCGTAAGATATCGCAAAGTTGGTAATTTCTTGGGTGCAGCTGCTGCGCACAAGAAATTCTAGATTACTTGTTACTCATTTCGACTCGCTACCCTCCTTCAACGACTCGTCGTCGTCGGCTGGTCTGATGTCGCAGATAATACAAGACACTCTACCAGGCTCCTTCAGTCGGCGCCACATAAACACGTCGTCCTCGTCTGTTGAGCCGAGGGGAGAAGAGGCTCGGATAATTATACACCGCTCTCATCTCTCACCAAAGCGTATCCTCTAACTAGCGCTAATAACGCCGCTAATGCTCTTCCGTGGAAACTGTTCGTATCTAACAACCGCCCGGAACGTCGCCCGGCCGGCAGGAAGATAAGATAGAAATAGCGCCGGGATATTGTCCGTGTTTCTTTCGGATGGGAAAACATTGGCCGGGAATATTGTGTGCAATATGTACCTATTAGAACTATTAACCCATTAACTTTTTACAACATCGTTTCAAATTAAATAGCGCACGTAATGAAactgttttcaacaaaatatctaCTTGATCGCAATATATGtaggtacatatttttttttcacgtcaATATTGGCagcttttaatatttgtttagtaaTTGACCTATCATCTCTTtttcgttaaaatattttttgcgatatttacgaaatgttgaaaaatgttttcgttatatttaaaaatatttttacacatatcGCGTAATGCActttgacatttattttattgcaaatgtaGGTTgtgaaagaataaatatttacgagcTGATTTagagaagaattttttatttgctgctcgatataaaaatttttttattgaaatcgattagttatttatatatcaGCTACATAGAACACACGTTAAATACTACACGTACGGAGCTCGACCTGATCCGCGCTCCGTTACGACTATAAATATACCTGATATTCAAAACAGAAAACATTTTACGCTCGATTCACGATGCTACGCGAGCATTATGTCACACATTTCGTTCTCCGTGTACGCGAAGTGatgcaaaaacaaaaatttgcatGACTTTGTATTCAAAAGCTATAGTTAAGGCATACGGCGCGCATGGTTTGTGCGAACATTATCGTTATCGGTCTCCGGTAATAACAGACTGTGCAGCGCGTTGCGCGCAATTACGTGAACGATTTATAGGTTTTCGTCACGCAGTCCTACTTCCTTTGACTTCTTAATGAGTGTGCCAGGCTTCTGAAGTTATTCCGTCGGGAAGTTTCCATTATTTTCCATCATCTCACAATGAATCATACTAATTATGCCTAGGAGCAATATTTATCGCGTCATTTGAAAATTGCGAATAATTGCGTTAAATTGCCCTCCTAACACCAGTCGATTTTACGTTGgataatatttctctctctctctctcctcacttttctattttttactccAAGAGgagtctctttctctttcaacAGTCCAAATCCAACGTTAAAATTACAGCGTCTTGTCCACCCTGTGTATCAGGCTGACTTTGCTAGTCCGTGATTCCTCACGCGTCACCGTGTCTCACCGTATAGCGAAGCTACTCGGCGACGGATAATCACCCTCCGTTCACCGCGCATCGATCAGGCGAAGCGTAAACACGATTAGTATAACGCACGGGTAATGAACTAATCCCGCCACGTCGTCGACGAGCACGAACGCCACGAACGCGCGCGACGCCCGATCGACGACGTTCTTCGCGCGTAACGCGCCGCTGAcgtttctcttcctccttcttcaTCACCACCCCCCTCCGTCCTTCCACTTTTCGCTTTGGCTCTTCTTCTTTCTccccttttttttcaacttcttcttctccttcctcctctctcgcgcgcgctccAGAAACGAGCGCGTTATTTATGGGTAGTCGGTTGCAACTCCACTGGCGCATTCTGCACAAGGGCTGCACGAAATCGACAGCTGTCGCCTCGTTCGGCAGCTCCGTATATCCATCTCCCCTTACTCCGCCCTTCCGCCACCCTCTCGGACTTTTCCACCGATGTGGCAGCTTCTGCCGTATATCCTACTCCTTTGCCCGGAGGTTAAGTTTGTCATCCTATTCACGTACGTACGTATCCATACATTATGTACCGGCGGACGTATAAAGCGTCGCGTTAGACGCACGATATTTCCGTGCGACATGATTTCTGGTAAAAGCGCTTAAGTGCCGTTGCTGCTGGTATCGACTGACAAGGAGGGGAAATTCGGCAAATACCTGCAAATACGATAAAATTCGCAAACACACCCACGCGCGCGCACGAGTGTTTCTCTCTCTCGGTGGAAAGTATTTCAAACCTTTCTCGGTCTCGACGATATGACTCGTCGTCGTGCTTCCGTGAGGTGTGTCACaagataaataagatattataaCGGTTGAAAATATTTCTGACGCAATCGTAACCTCTACTCCCAAGGCTTATCTAAAATGAAGTTATAAACAGCGATAATTATCGCGATAATTTGCGTCGCAAGCCAATAACACTGCGCGTCCCTCCGCTTCCTCGATTTAATGGCGAGAGATCTACGCTAAGAGGGCGGTGCGCGCCAGCGCCGATAATGGATCGCCGCTTTACTAAGAACTCATCCGTCCGATGCTCGAATAACGGGGGAAAGGGGGAAGCGTATACACGTCCG
Protein-coding regions in this window:
- the LOC113003576 gene encoding uncharacterized protein LOC113003576; the encoded protein is MHQADSSGGNGGKGKKWLFGAGAHSSRATTSGAFESVLTRKDKDDKEKTKEKRKEKDSRHSWSVTYIPAHVDAVRLDSRLNRSERSTWSAVALLVARPSPFHHRSADFPYSYTADSCSPGEHLPFFAATPRQHRRRRVPHSSSAADKLGVSGYDYGCYDARNDTKHHERRRLTNAGERGERKGDGDGDGDGDGDGDGDGGGRSDTVVVVGSRYADTFAGCERPGQRRVNWCGVPSLVTPTTMRPATAQGVPFACTAVTPHSPRTLILLPPMFCCHRDAVKEIWIPPCNARHLHDPTIRDASASASPPR